The Deinococcus sp. AJ005 genome includes a window with the following:
- a CDS encoding MFS transporter produces MLALPPATLLMRRVGGRATALISLTVMAAGLASLPLSSSLSAAILAALVYGAGFSGVDLSMNALGTWLEERLERPVMSSFHAAFSIGALLLGRGVTLPVHLISASALTLVCGALLTVRLPIHLTRQEPSTGQSRPGTLLLLLLAAGFGAALCEGAVADWAAVYVRGVMDVTPDIASRGFVIFALSMVVGRLAGNRLAARFGRGPLASAAALVGSVGFLIVSLSGSVQSVLPGFLLVGLGLSVLAPLGFSAAWQLGQARGVALMTAVFYGGFLAGPPLVGLGVHLLGLQAAFTLPLMLTVLCLILSAGFRVYAERPVGEAA; encoded by the coding sequence GTGCTGGCCCTGCCGCCCGCCACCCTGCTGATGAGACGTGTCGGTGGCCGGGCGACGGCGCTGATCAGCCTGACCGTGATGGCCGCCGGCCTGGCCAGTCTGCCGCTCAGCTCCAGCCTGTCAGCAGCGATTCTGGCCGCCCTGGTCTACGGCGCGGGGTTCAGTGGCGTGGACCTGAGCATGAATGCCCTGGGCACTTGGCTTGAGGAGCGGCTGGAACGGCCAGTCATGTCCAGCTTCCATGCGGCGTTCTCGATCGGGGCGCTCCTGCTGGGCCGGGGTGTGACGCTCCCGGTTCATCTGATCTCTGCGAGTGCATTGACCCTGGTCTGCGGCGCCCTGCTGACCGTCAGGCTGCCCATCCACCTCACCCGGCAGGAGCCGTCTACCGGCCAGTCACGGCCCGGCACGCTGCTGCTCCTGCTGTTGGCCGCTGGATTCGGCGCGGCGCTGTGCGAGGGGGCGGTGGCCGACTGGGCCGCCGTCTACGTCCGGGGGGTCATGGACGTCACGCCGGACATCGCCAGCCGGGGCTTCGTCATCTTCGCCCTGAGCATGGTGGTGGGCCGGCTTGCGGGCAACCGGCTGGCGGCACGATTCGGACGCGGGCCGCTGGCCAGCGCCGCCGCACTGGTGGGCAGCGTGGGCTTTCTGATCGTCTCTCTGTCCGGGAGTGTCCAGAGTGTCCTGCCCGGATTCCTGCTGGTGGGCCTGGGGCTGTCGGTGCTGGCCCCGCTGGGCTTCAGTGCCGCGTGGCAGCTCGGGCAGGCGCGGGGCGTGGCCCTGATGACCGCCGTGTTCTACGGCGGCTTTCTGGCGGGGCCGCCGCTGGTGGGCCTCGGCGTCCACCTGCTGGGCTTGCAGGCGGCGTTCACGTTGCCGCTGATGCTGACCGTGCTGTGCCTGATCCTAAGCGCCGGGTTCCGGGTGTACGCCGAGCGGCCAGTGGGAGAAGCCGCGTGA
- a CDS encoding class I SAM-dependent methyltransferase, with protein MLISLPSLPTARYDEFTEWYVRLVDEMLSVPDGFWTAMLEVFDQRLAGRIAGQTVLDVACGEGHLGRRLAHFGPGQITGVDISVNLLEYARQRNASPGHAYRLDDAQTLATVGSASVDVAVSCLALMDIPDHERFFQAIWRVLVPGGTLMFSCLHPCFEAPFDEESGPQFLTEGEERLGYLIRNYHRERPWQSGNAGLRDHFGAHHCTLSTLLNTLRQTGFKVTHLAEPVTPDEGLFSRVPRVLVVEVRKTGPA; from the coding sequence ATGCTTATCTCTCTTCCTTCCCTGCCCACCGCCAGATACGACGAATTCACCGAATGGTACGTGCGGCTCGTCGACGAGATGCTCTCGGTGCCAGACGGGTTCTGGACCGCCATGCTGGAGGTCTTCGATCAGCGCCTCGCCGGGCGGATAGCAGGCCAGACCGTCCTCGACGTGGCCTGCGGCGAGGGCCATCTCGGCCGTCGGCTGGCCCACTTCGGGCCTGGGCAGATCACCGGCGTGGACATCTCGGTCAACCTGCTGGAATACGCCAGGCAGCGCAACGCCTCGCCGGGCCACGCGTACCGGCTGGACGACGCGCAAACACTCGCCACGGTAGGCAGCGCGTCCGTGGACGTGGCGGTGTCCTGCCTCGCCCTGATGGACATTCCCGATCACGAGCGTTTCTTTCAGGCCATCTGGCGCGTGCTGGTGCCCGGCGGGACCCTGATGTTCTCCTGCCTGCATCCCTGCTTCGAAGCTCCGTTCGACGAGGAGAGCGGCCCACAGTTCCTGACCGAGGGCGAGGAGCGCCTCGGCTACCTGATTCGCAACTACCACCGCGAACGGCCCTGGCAGTCCGGGAACGCGGGGCTGCGCGACCACTTCGGGGCGCATCACTGCACCCTGTCGACCCTCTTGAACACGCTACGCCAGACTGGCTTCAAGGTGACCCATCTCGCCGAACCGGTCACCCCGGATGAGGGCCTGTTCAGCCGGGTGCCCAGGGTCCTGGTGGTCGAGGTGCGGAAGACGGGACCGGCCTGA
- a CDS encoding carbohydrate ABC transporter permease, whose translation MTTASGGFTPPNAGKSARARKERTRMVVGGVLGGIICVFWLLPLLLVFMNAFKDKREYNMGESWQLPQGFHLWENLQNAWAQGLGSGFVNSLSYGLVGSAGAILLASLAAFGIVRLKLPRGLWWFLLIYSGTVFPFQVYLIPLFKAYTSFGLYDTWVGMVLFYIAICIPFCTFVMRGFFVSMPWDFQEAARLDGCNDWMIFWKIMLPLTRAPMLVLLLFQFTWIWNDLLFGLVLSKSDNVRPIMPTLAGMQGLYAGSDGPTLIAAVMIASLPTLLLFLLLRPYFMQGLRLSSVGD comes from the coding sequence ATGACCACAGCTTCTGGCGGTTTCACTCCTCCCAACGCGGGCAAATCGGCGCGGGCGCGCAAGGAGCGCACGCGCATGGTGGTGGGCGGGGTGCTGGGGGGCATCATCTGCGTGTTCTGGCTGCTGCCGCTGCTGCTGGTGTTCATGAACGCCTTCAAGGACAAGCGCGAATACAACATGGGCGAGAGCTGGCAACTGCCGCAGGGCTTTCACCTGTGGGAGAACCTGCAAAACGCCTGGGCGCAGGGCCTGGGCAGCGGCTTTGTCAATAGCCTGAGCTACGGCCTGGTGGGTTCGGCGGGAGCCATTCTGCTGGCGTCGCTGGCCGCCTTCGGCATCGTGCGGCTGAAGCTGCCGCGCGGGCTGTGGTGGTTTTTGCTGATCTATTCCGGCACCGTCTTCCCATTTCAGGTCTACCTGATTCCGCTGTTCAAGGCGTACACCAGTTTCGGCCTGTACGACACCTGGGTGGGCATGGTGCTCTTCTATATCGCCATCTGCATTCCGTTTTGCACCTTCGTGATGCGCGGCTTTTTCGTCTCGATGCCGTGGGATTTTCAGGAGGCGGCCCGGCTGGACGGCTGCAACGACTGGATGATTTTCTGGAAGATCATGCTTCCGCTGACCCGCGCCCCGATGTTGGTACTGCTGCTGTTTCAGTTCACCTGGATCTGGAATGATCTGCTGTTCGGCCTGGTGCTGAGCAAGTCCGACAACGTGCGCCCGATCATGCCCACCCTGGCCGGAATGCAGGGCCTCTACGCGGGCAGCGACGGCCCCACGTTGATCGCGGCGGTCATGATCGCCAGCCTGCCCACCCTGCTGCTGTTCCTGTTGCTGCGGCCCTACTTCATGCAGGGGCTGAGGCTGAGCAGCGTGGGCGACTGA
- a CDS encoding carbohydrate ABC transporter permease, translated as MTVTQQGRTPARRASARCSTAASLTPYLFVLPAVFFVVVFLLAPMLYTFWQSFTDADGLRTPNFVGLRNYAELFTSSNFTLSLRNTLIWVVASVVLPVSLAFAMALALERVVGGNFFRTALYLPSTLAAAAAGVLFSFIFDPTSGVLNAALGALGFDSLSQTEWLFRSPLNTWSMIATYTWQSVGANLMIFLIGLQSLPREPLEAAKIDGASGLKFTRLITLPLMTPYVTIASLMAAVNGFKVFDLIWVMTQGGPARSSETLVVTMYREGFILFHQGVSAAIAVVISLIALAFSYFYLRNVMDKESHV; from the coding sequence ATGACCGTGACCCAGCAGGGCCGTACCCCGGCCAGACGCGCGTCTGCCAGATGTTCCACAGCCGCTTCGCTGACCCCGTACCTCTTTGTTCTGCCAGCGGTCTTCTTCGTGGTGGTCTTTTTGCTCGCCCCCATGCTGTACACCTTCTGGCAGAGCTTTACCGACGCCGATGGCCTGCGGACGCCCAACTTCGTGGGCCTCAGGAATTACGCGGAGCTGTTCACCAGTTCCAATTTTACCCTCTCCCTTCGCAACACGCTGATCTGGGTGGTGGCGTCGGTGGTGCTGCCCGTGAGCCTGGCCTTTGCAATGGCACTGGCCCTGGAACGCGTGGTGGGCGGCAATTTCTTCCGCACCGCGCTGTATCTGCCGTCCACCCTGGCGGCGGCGGCGGCGGGCGTGCTGTTCAGCTTTATCTTCGATCCCACCAGCGGCGTGCTGAATGCGGCGCTGGGCGCTCTGGGCTTCGACTCGCTGAGCCAGACCGAATGGCTCTTCCGCTCGCCGCTCAACACCTGGTCCATGATCGCCACGTACACCTGGCAAAGTGTGGGGGCCAACCTGATGATCTTCCTGATCGGCCTGCAAAGCCTGCCGCGCGAGCCGCTGGAGGCCGCCAAGATCGACGGGGCCAGCGGCCTGAAATTCACCCGCCTGATTACCTTGCCGCTGATGACGCCCTACGTCACCATCGCGTCATTGATGGCGGCGGTCAACGGCTTCAAGGTCTTTGACCTGATCTGGGTGATGACCCAGGGCGGCCCGGCCCGCAGCAGCGAAACGCTGGTCGTCACCATGTACCGCGAGGGCTTCATCCTCTTTCACCAGGGTGTGAGTGCGGCCATCGCCGTGGTCATCTCGCTGATCGCCCTGGCCTTCTCGTACTTCTACCTGCGCAACGTCATGGACAAGGAGAGCCACGTATGA
- a CDS encoding ABC transporter substrate-binding protein translates to MIKLTKSFPLVLTLALSVAAAQTLELYNDKPDWNSNYTKVGDLGAKSGAGFKGVTFADPSTYQAAVRTSLSTSKAPAMFTWWSGYRMKDLVESGTLQDLTPIWQKYQKAGEYGSDLAKAFTFDGKIYALPNNVAYWAVFYNKKAYKDAGITPPTTWAQLESNNAKLKARGVTAFGQSVEDRWPAFIWFEEFLTRQDPDLYERLMVGKAKYTDPGVTKVFTTWKSWMDKGYFTPASTGFGSGGTNGMAKLFAQGKLANILAGDWYTATIAGTGLKPGEDYGVFILPTMNAKAKPVIIYEASPLIVSKNAVNKAQALKVADFWMSAKAQTLWSNLQSFTPVNNEVTVDNPVTKELTSALSKSKPRLINRIWEATPTEIIEPGVDELSKFMLDPSTQSQVQANLQKLADAYWNKQK, encoded by the coding sequence ATGATCAAGCTCACGAAGTCGTTTCCGCTGGTTCTGACCCTCGCCCTCTCGGTGGCCGCTGCACAGACGCTCGAGCTTTACAACGATAAACCCGACTGGAACAGCAACTACACCAAGGTTGGCGATCTGGGCGCCAAGAGCGGCGCGGGCTTCAAAGGGGTGACCTTCGCCGATCCCAGTACTTATCAGGCCGCCGTGCGGACCTCGCTGAGTACCAGCAAAGCGCCAGCGATGTTTACCTGGTGGTCCGGCTACCGCATGAAAGACCTCGTTGAGTCCGGCACCCTTCAGGACCTGACGCCCATCTGGCAGAAGTACCAGAAGGCCGGGGAGTACGGCTCGGACCTGGCCAAGGCGTTCACCTTTGACGGCAAGATTTACGCGCTGCCCAACAACGTGGCGTACTGGGCCGTGTTCTACAACAAAAAAGCCTACAAGGACGCTGGGATTACCCCGCCCACCACCTGGGCGCAACTGGAGTCCAACAACGCCAAGCTCAAGGCCAGGGGCGTGACCGCTTTCGGGCAATCCGTGGAGGACCGCTGGCCGGCCTTCATCTGGTTCGAGGAATTCCTGACCCGCCAGGACCCGGACCTGTACGAGCGGCTGATGGTGGGCAAGGCCAAGTACACCGATCCGGGGGTCACCAAGGTGTTCACCACCTGGAAGAGCTGGATGGATAAGGGTTACTTCACGCCCGCCAGCACGGGCTTCGGCTCGGGCGGGACCAACGGCATGGCCAAGCTGTTCGCCCAGGGTAAGCTCGCCAACATCCTGGCCGGTGACTGGTATACCGCCACCATCGCCGGGACAGGCCTGAAGCCCGGTGAGGACTACGGCGTGTTCATCCTGCCCACCATGAATGCCAAAGCCAAGCCGGTCATCATCTACGAAGCCAGCCCGTTGATCGTCTCCAAGAACGCCGTCAACAAGGCGCAGGCCCTGAAAGTCGCCGACTTCTGGATGTCGGCCAAGGCCCAGACGCTGTGGAGCAACCTGCAAAGCTTCACGCCGGTGAACAACGAGGTGACGGTGGACAATCCCGTGACCAAGGAGCTGACCAGCGCGCTGAGCAAAAGCAAGCCGAGATTGATCAACCGCATCTGGGAAGCCACCCCCACCGAGATCATCGAACCCGGCGTGGACGAGCTGAGCAAATTCATGCTCGATCCCAGCACCCAGTCGCAGGTCCAGGCCAATCTCCAGAAGCTGGCCGACGCGTACTGGAACAAGCAGAAGTAA
- a CDS encoding ROK family protein produces MTFPTVTFAGAVLALDIGGTHITAASVNASGLGSQVRLPVNGEASAPEILDTWAEAALLGAGQTPVAAVGVSVPGPFDYAGGTAHFEHKLHALTGLNISAALRKRWIGTPLDGLPISYLNDAVAFALGEFTVRQGRGVHRLLGLTLGTGLGSGFIVDGHPGTAEEGVSSGGEVWQLPFRGGVAEDFTCAPALRRAYQALSGEDLDARQIAQLAETGDDRARQVYQDLGRDLAAALSPCVQAFRPDLIVLGGQVSRAWAHFEMPLRAGLRPFKVACSSLLDEANLLGAAALYRPMLGLSPPLDAR; encoded by the coding sequence GTGACTTTCCCAACCGTGACTTTCGCAGGCGCGGTGCTGGCATTGGACATCGGCGGCACGCATATCACGGCGGCCAGCGTCAATGCCAGCGGGCTGGGGTCACAGGTTCGTCTCCCGGTCAACGGCGAGGCGAGCGCCCCGGAAATTCTGGACACCTGGGCGGAGGCGGCGCTGCTGGGTGCGGGACAGACGCCAGTTGCGGCGGTGGGCGTCTCAGTTCCCGGTCCCTTTGATTACGCTGGAGGCACTGCGCACTTCGAACACAAGCTGCACGCGTTGACGGGTCTAAACATCAGCGCAGCATTGCGAAAACGCTGGATTGGCACGCCGCTGGACGGCCTGCCCATCTCGTATCTCAACGACGCGGTGGCCTTCGCGCTGGGCGAGTTCACCGTCCGTCAGGGGCGCGGCGTCCACCGTCTGCTGGGCTTGACCCTGGGCACTGGCCTGGGCAGCGGCTTTATCGTGGATGGCCACCCAGGCACGGCGGAAGAGGGCGTATCTTCAGGCGGCGAGGTCTGGCAACTGCCCTTTCGCGGCGGCGTCGCCGAGGACTTCACCTGCGCGCCTGCCCTGCGGCGTGCCTATCAGGCCCTGAGCGGTGAGGACCTGGACGCCCGGCAGATTGCTCAGCTTGCGGAAACGGGCGACGATCGCGCCCGGCAGGTCTACCAGGACCTCGGACGCGATCTGGCCGCTGCACTCTCTCCCTGCGTGCAAGCCTTTCGGCCTGATCTGATCGTCCTCGGCGGTCAGGTGTCCCGCGCGTGGGCGCATTTTGAAATGCCGCTGCGGGCTGGACTCAGGCCCTTCAAGGTCGCGTGCAGTTCCTTGCTGGACGAGGCCAACCTGCTGGGCGCGGCGGCGCTGTACCGGCCCATGCTGGGGCTGAGTCCACCGCTGGACGCCCGGTGA
- a CDS encoding AGE family epimerase/isomerase produces MNTSALAPLRPQVEAFLSSALPLWFGEGLDEGQGMFVEALSFDGQPLRELPRRARVQARQLYVLGLAYERGEFVGSAQHHAELMERVMESVTRLYGAPGGGFYTLVGAEGQVLDAERVLYDQAFYLMALAWLYHVTGKATYRNDAGRLWAFIETLRDPHNGGFQLSDTPKPVPRQQNPHMHLFEACLLCAELLGKVPWLARADELYTLFQTRFLDTTTGPQPFLREFFTADWQPDPACGDHLDPGHHYEWTWLLGRYRVLGGAAVPELPLLYTVARTWGTDRDGLAYDEIGPQGRELRSTKRLWVQCEVLKGHLAYGRWSGDSEALERAGHVLQGILTHYLTPQGTWADQLSRDRRNISEHSPSSTLYHLYVALNEALPVLAATP; encoded by the coding sequence GTGAACACCTCTGCCCTCGCCCCGCTGCGCCCGCAGGTGGAGGCATTTCTGTCCTCCGCCCTGCCGCTGTGGTTCGGGGAGGGTCTGGACGAGGGGCAGGGCATGTTCGTGGAAGCGCTGAGCTTTGACGGTCAACCCCTACGCGAACTGCCGCGCCGCGCCCGTGTGCAGGCCCGTCAGCTCTACGTGCTGGGACTGGCCTATGAACGGGGAGAATTTGTCGGGTCTGCCCAGCACCACGCCGAACTGATGGAACGTGTCATGGAGTCGGTGACGCGCCTCTACGGCGCACCGGGCGGCGGCTTTTATACCCTGGTGGGCGCCGAAGGTCAGGTGCTGGACGCGGAGCGCGTGCTGTATGACCAGGCTTTTTACCTGATGGCCCTGGCCTGGCTTTACCACGTGACGGGCAAGGCGACTTACCGGAACGATGCCGGGCGGCTGTGGGCCTTCATTGAAACGCTGCGTGACCCGCACAATGGCGGCTTCCAGCTCAGCGACACGCCGAAACCTGTTCCCCGCCAGCAGAACCCGCACATGCACCTGTTTGAAGCCTGCCTGCTGTGCGCCGAACTGCTGGGCAAGGTGCCCTGGCTGGCGCGGGCCGACGAACTTTATACGCTGTTTCAGACGCGCTTTCTGGACACCACGACTGGCCCACAGCCTTTCTTGCGCGAGTTCTTCACAGCGGACTGGCAGCCTGATCCGGCATGTGGCGATCATCTGGACCCCGGCCACCACTACGAGTGGACCTGGCTGTTGGGCCGGTACCGCGTGCTGGGCGGCGCGGCGGTGCCCGAATTGCCGCTGCTTTACACGGTGGCCCGCACCTGGGGGACGGACCGCGATGGTCTGGCCTACGACGAGATTGGGCCGCAAGGCCGTGAACTGCGCTCCACCAAACGGCTGTGGGTGCAGTGCGAGGTTCTCAAGGGCCACCTGGCCTACGGACGCTGGAGTGGCGACTCGGAAGCTCTGGAACGCGCCGGGCATGTTCTCCAGGGCATCCTGACCCATTACCTGACACCACAGGGGACGTGGGCGGATCAGTTGTCACGGGACCGCCGGAATATCAGCGAACATTCGCCGTCCAGCACGCTGTATCACCTCTACGTGGCACTGAACGAGGCCTTGCCCGTACTGGCGGCAACACCGTGA
- a CDS encoding class I mannose-6-phosphate isomerase: MTIQLDGPASDMAQRLPSNYDKFPKIAVAGQQAWRGWPAVLSELRYRAEQQAGVPLIVVDCYPGTDLDELQAAAAQQWPDCELINAEDAVLDSAALGALLERFLTPDRVLGVMSPHALREFYDADNLAALAARLARRTRPTLVYGWGAALAAPEPTVLALADLARWEIQVRLRRGQGNWHAGNGGEDILRKYKRGFFVEWRVADRHKLSLTGQMDFYLETNTAGQPMMIARSSYEASLNAAASRPFRTVPFFDPGVWGGQWLREVCDLDRGAENFAWGFDGVPEENSLLFDYGDQDGRPLEMPAQNLVLERPRDLLGEITYSRFGAEFPIRFDFLDTVGGGNLSLQVHPLTAYIQQHFGMSYTQDESYYLLDADETALIYLGVKNGVDRQQMLTDLQDAQQTGHFDAGRYVNALPAHKHDHFSIPAGTVHCSGSGAMVLEISATPYIFTFKLWDWGRLGLDGQPRPIHLQHGAANIQWDRDADWVEKNLLHLTQPVGSGEGWREESTGMSELEFIETRRHWFSVPVHHDTHGTVNILNLVEGREAVVESPTGAFEPFTVHYAETFIVPAAVGQYVIRPTVEGQELATIKAYVRGTGR; the protein is encoded by the coding sequence ATGACTATTCAACTGGACGGCCCCGCCAGCGACATGGCCCAGCGCCTACCTTCCAACTACGACAAGTTCCCGAAGATTGCCGTTGCTGGCCAGCAAGCGTGGCGGGGCTGGCCTGCTGTCCTGTCCGAGCTGCGGTACAGGGCTGAGCAGCAAGCGGGCGTCCCTTTGATCGTGGTGGACTGCTACCCCGGCACCGATCTGGACGAACTCCAGGCCGCTGCCGCCCAGCAGTGGCCCGACTGCGAACTGATCAACGCCGAGGACGCAGTTTTGGACAGCGCCGCGCTCGGCGCCCTGCTGGAGCGCTTCCTGACCCCTGACCGGGTGCTGGGTGTGATGTCGCCGCATGCGTTGCGCGAGTTCTACGACGCCGACAACCTGGCGGCCCTCGCCGCGCGGCTGGCCCGACGCACCCGACCCACGCTGGTTTACGGCTGGGGCGCGGCGCTGGCGGCCCCGGAACCCACAGTGCTGGCGCTGGCCGATCTGGCCCGCTGGGAAATTCAGGTGCGGCTGCGGCGCGGTCAGGGCAACTGGCACGCGGGCAACGGCGGCGAGGACATCCTCCGCAAGTACAAACGCGGCTTTTTCGTGGAGTGGCGGGTGGCGGACCGACACAAACTGAGCCTGACTGGCCAGATGGACTTTTATCTGGAGACCAACACGGCGGGCCAGCCGATGATGATCGCGCGCAGCAGTTATGAGGCCAGCCTGAACGCCGCCGCCTCGCGCCCATTCCGCACGGTGCCGTTCTTTGATCCCGGCGTGTGGGGCGGGCAATGGCTCAGGGAAGTCTGTGATCTGGACCGGGGTGCGGAGAACTTCGCCTGGGGTTTTGACGGCGTGCCGGAAGAGAATAGCCTGCTGTTTGATTACGGCGACCAGGACGGTAGGCCACTGGAAATGCCCGCCCAGAATCTGGTGCTGGAGCGGCCCCGTGACCTGCTGGGTGAGATCACATACTCCCGCTTCGGTGCGGAGTTCCCGATCCGCTTTGACTTTCTGGACACCGTGGGGGGCGGCAACCTCTCGCTGCAAGTCCATCCGCTGACCGCCTACATCCAGCAGCATTTCGGGATGTCTTACACGCAAGACGAGAGTTATTACCTGCTGGACGCGGACGAGACGGCGCTGATATATCTGGGCGTGAAAAACGGTGTGGACAGGCAGCAGATGCTCACTGATCTGCAAGACGCGCAGCAGACTGGACACTTTGATGCCGGGCGCTACGTCAACGCCCTGCCCGCCCACAAGCATGATCATTTCTCCATTCCGGCAGGCACGGTCCACTGTTCCGGCAGCGGCGCGATGGTGCTGGAAATCTCGGCCACGCCGTACATCTTCACCTTCAAGCTGTGGGACTGGGGCCGCCTCGGCCTGGACGGGCAGCCGCGCCCGATTCACCTCCAGCACGGGGCGGCCAATATCCAGTGGGACCGCGACGCCGACTGGGTGGAGAAAAACCTGCTGCACCTGACCCAGCCTGTTGGCAGCGGTGAGGGCTGGCGCGAAGAAAGCACCGGCATGAGCGAGCTGGAATTCATTGAGACCCGCCGCCACTGGTTCAGTGTGCCGGTGCATCACGACACCCACGGCACCGTGAACATCCTCAATCTGGTCGAGGGCCGTGAAGCAGTGGTGGAAAGCCCCACGGGTGCCTTCGAACCGTTCACGGTGCATTACGCCGAGACGTTTATCGTCCCTGCCGCTGTCGGACAGTACGTCATCCGGCCCACCGTGGAAGGTCAGGAACTCGCCACCATCAAAGCCTACGTGCGCGGAACTGGGCGGTGA
- a CDS encoding SDR family NAD(P)-dependent oxidoreductase, with protein MGNGEFIFVTGGGSGIGRAFALHFAGLGYGVAVADLNGQAAETTAQDIRTAGGQALDFALDVSDFAATQSVAAQVLDAFGQVDVVFANAGVLSPADYFEVQPADWDLSLDVNVKGVAYTCRAFIPSMMARKQGRILTTASYNGFRAGAHVIPYRVTKAAVVMYSRCLALLLAESGITVNAICPGVTLTPMQLEYAEKTAGERGITREAYLAERAAKIPMHELTTVEDLNALAEFLTSKGSRLITGQAIAVDGGVLVSS; from the coding sequence ATGGGGAATGGTGAATTCATCTTCGTCACGGGGGGCGGCAGCGGCATCGGGCGGGCCTTTGCCCTGCATTTCGCGGGGCTGGGCTACGGGGTGGCGGTGGCGGACCTGAATGGACAGGCCGCCGAGACGACGGCGCAGGACATCCGCACGGCGGGCGGGCAGGCCCTCGACTTCGCGCTGGACGTGAGCGACTTCGCCGCCACCCAGAGCGTCGCGGCGCAGGTGCTGGACGCCTTCGGGCAGGTGGATGTGGTCTTCGCCAATGCCGGGGTCCTGAGTCCCGCCGATTATTTTGAGGTGCAGCCTGCCGACTGGGACCTGTCGCTGGACGTGAACGTCAAGGGCGTGGCGTACACCTGCCGGGCCTTTATTCCCAGCATGATGGCGCGCAAACAGGGCCGTATCCTGACCACGGCCTCTTACAACGGGTTCCGGGCCGGGGCGCACGTCATTCCCTACCGCGTCACCAAGGCGGCGGTGGTGATGTACAGCCGCTGCCTCGCGCTGCTGCTGGCCGAGTCCGGCATCACGGTGAACGCCATCTGCCCCGGCGTGACCCTGACCCCCATGCAGCTCGAATATGCCGAGAAAACGGCGGGCGAGCGCGGCATCACCCGCGAGGCGTACCTGGCCGAACGCGCCGCGAAGATTCCCATGCATGAGCTGACCACCGTGGAAGACCTGAATGCCCTGGCGGAATTTCTAACCTCTAAAGGCAGCCGCCTGATTACTGGACAGGCGATTGCCGTGGACGGCGGGGTGCTGGTGTCCTCGTGA